From the Puniceicoccus vermicola genome, one window contains:
- a CDS encoding ABC-F family ATP-binding cassette domain-containing protein — MITLRDISLSYGDRALFKQINVTIGQRDRIGLVGVNGSGKSTLVKLLLSEVTPDEGEIEKPSFVSLGYLPQDGIETSGRTLYKEAEQAFADVLSLQKKIDEATERMYELDPEDEEYYDIIDTIGEWEQQLEDHEPEKMKSRIERVFLGLGFSMTDLERDTGEFSGGWQMRIALGKLLLQTPSLLLLDEPTNHLDIVSQTWLEGYLKDYHGSLMIISHDRAFLNSVTNRTFELKFGNLNSFSGNYNFYEKNKAEIIATQRRKADNQKKEIARQKELINRFRGNQKKAGMVQSRIKQLDKMDIVEVERDEKKIFFRFPPPPPASQKVVELKELYKSFGDIKVFRGLDLRIDKGDRIAVVGVNGAGKSTLARIIAGVEPYDSGEMDVGVQTVFGYFAQQQAEELNPNKTVLEEVEASVRPEGDANPRGALGALLFSKTDQAKSVSVLSGGERNRVALAKMLMRPCNCVILDEPTNHLDIRSKEVLQDAIREFEGTVILVSHDRDFLDPVVNKVLEIRPDGSRMLTCNVSEYVERVLKQDESKS, encoded by the coding sequence ATGATTACTTTGCGCGATATTTCTCTGTCCTATGGTGACAGGGCCCTTTTCAAGCAGATCAACGTAACCATCGGTCAGCGGGACCGGATTGGGTTGGTCGGTGTGAACGGGTCGGGCAAGTCCACTTTGGTCAAGCTGCTCCTCTCGGAGGTAACCCCAGACGAGGGCGAGATCGAGAAGCCCAGTTTTGTCAGTCTCGGGTACCTCCCGCAGGACGGGATCGAGACGAGTGGCCGCACCCTGTATAAGGAAGCGGAGCAAGCTTTTGCCGACGTCCTCTCCTTGCAGAAGAAGATCGACGAAGCAACTGAGCGGATGTACGAGCTCGATCCCGAAGATGAAGAGTATTACGACATCATCGACACCATTGGAGAATGGGAGCAACAGCTCGAAGACCACGAGCCGGAAAAGATGAAGTCCCGGATTGAGCGGGTTTTCCTCGGTCTTGGCTTTTCGATGACCGATCTCGAACGCGATACCGGTGAGTTCTCGGGTGGTTGGCAGATGCGAATCGCTCTGGGCAAGCTACTCTTGCAGACCCCGTCGCTCCTCCTTTTGGACGAACCGACCAATCACTTGGACATCGTTTCGCAAACTTGGCTCGAAGGCTACTTGAAGGATTATCATGGCTCGCTGATGATCATTTCGCACGACCGCGCGTTCCTCAATTCGGTGACAAACCGGACCTTTGAGTTGAAGTTCGGCAATCTCAATTCGTTCTCCGGGAACTACAATTTCTACGAAAAGAACAAGGCTGAGATTATCGCGACCCAACGGCGCAAGGCCGACAATCAGAAAAAGGAAATCGCCCGCCAGAAAGAGTTGATCAACCGGTTTCGCGGCAATCAAAAGAAGGCGGGGATGGTGCAGAGTCGCATCAAGCAGCTCGACAAGATGGACATCGTTGAAGTCGAGCGCGACGAAAAGAAGATTTTCTTCCGCTTCCCGCCACCCCCACCGGCCTCCCAGAAGGTGGTCGAGCTGAAAGAACTCTATAAGTCTTTTGGCGACATCAAGGTGTTCCGGGGGCTGGACCTCCGGATCGACAAAGGCGACCGGATCGCCGTCGTCGGGGTGAATGGTGCGGGTAAATCCACTCTCGCCCGGATTATCGCGGGCGTGGAGCCCTATGACTCGGGAGAGATGGATGTGGGCGTGCAGACCGTGTTTGGGTATTTTGCGCAGCAGCAGGCCGAGGAGTTGAACCCGAATAAAACCGTGCTGGAGGAGGTCGAGGCCTCTGTTCGGCCGGAAGGCGATGCCAATCCGCGGGGAGCCTTGGGAGCCCTCCTTTTCTCGAAGACGGATCAGGCGAAATCGGTGTCCGTTCTTTCGGGAGGGGAGCGCAATCGTGTCGCTCTGGCCAAGATGCTCATGCGGCCCTGCAATTGCGTGATTCTTGACGAACCGACCAACCACTTGGATATCCGCAGTAAGGAAGTTCTCCAGGATGCGATTCGGGAATTTGAAGGGACGGTGATCCTCGTCAGCCACGACCGTGATTTTCTCGATCCCGTGGTCAACAAGGTTCTCGAAATCCGCCCGGACGGCAGTCGAATGCTGACCTGCAATGTATCGGAGTATGTCGAGCGGGTCTTGAAGCAGGACGAATCGAAGTCGTAG